Part of the Pseudomonadales bacterium genome, ACTTGGCACTCTATGGGTCTGCAAGGTACTGGCAGTAATGATGTTGTCGTAAAAGATGCATTTGTTCCTGACTACCGTACTCACAAGCAAATGGATGGTTTCAATCTTACCAACCCTGGCGTTACTGAAGATTCAGCCACGCTTTACCGCTTGCCTTGGGCGCAGCTTTTCATTCGTGTGGTATCAACACCTGCAATTGGTGCTTGTAAAGATGCGTTAGAGCTATACAAATCAGCAGCAATGAAAAAGGCTAGCATGGATTCTTCAAAACATGCCTCTGACCCGTCTGCGCTTGAGCGTATTGCGATGGCATCAAATACCATTGACGAAATGGAAACGGTGATGATGCGCAACTTTGATGAGATGATGAGCATTACTGCTGCAGGTGAAAGTATACCTGTTGAAAAGCGTGCCAAGTATCGTTACCAAGCATCTTTAGTTATCGAGAAGAGCATGTCAGTGATTGATAGCTTATTCTCAATGGCGGGTGGTAGCTCAGTATTCAAAGGCAGTGATATTCAGCAGCGCTTCTTGGATATTCATACCGCGCGCGCTCACGTTGCTAACAGTCCAACAAACTTCTCGCGTAACTATGGTGGCTTACACCTAGGTGCCGATAACGCCGACTTCTTTATCTAGCGGTAAAGCACTTCTCTTAAAGCCGCTTATGCGGCTTTTTTTATGCCTAATAAATATCTATTTCTAGCTAGATATTTTGCGTTGATCTTTTAAATACCCATCTTACGCAGGATTTCTTAGGTGTCTGCTTTAACTATACTTAAATAGAAGCATGATAAAATGATCAATTATTCAAAACCTAGGCTGAGTTCGCTCTTGCTGATCTAGCTTAGCCTATACTTAATTCAAATGATTAGCTTATCGACTGAGGATTTAGTCCTGATTTTCGAAAAGTAAAATACTTGCAGGCGATAAATCTAAAGCAAAGCTTTGTAACTTTTGTGTAAGTTCGTCGCAATTCTT contains:
- a CDS encoding acyl-CoA dehydrogenase family protein, which translates into the protein MDIDLEKKAIAEEIYQRIVALQPAIKSRAEEAKENRKVPQKTIDELQEAGFFLALQPKAYGGYEVDPQDFFRMHLAIAEACMSTAWACGIVAVHAFQIALMDKQAQEDVWKDDIHTRISSSYAPMGKVEVVEGGFKFSGRWGWSSGSDHCTWALLGGVIPGEGYRTFLVPKEDYVIEDTWHSMGLQGTGSNDVVVKDAFVPDYRTHKQMDGFNLTNPGVTEDSATLYRLPWAQLFIRVVSTPAIGACKDALELYKSAAMKKASMDSSKHASDPSALERIAMASNTIDEMETVMMRNFDEMMSITAAGESIPVEKRAKYRYQASLVIEKSMSVIDSLFSMAGGSSVFKGSDIQQRFLDIHTARAHVANSPTNFSRNYGGLHLGADNADFFI